The Candidatus Baltobacteraceae bacterium genome has a window encoding:
- a CDS encoding restriction endonuclease: MAIWLVRAGRNGEREALALERNVATIGWTEMPDLGTFRDRDEMRRSFSEHYSAESAGTLANWTGQCWRFAKEIAIGDVIAMPLKSRPAVQFGNVTGPYKYEPSFPPGTEHTHAVNWAREVPRAQIDQDLLFSLGSTMTVARISRNDAEQRFRAMMSRVAGSGTPQGADSTTKEDGQQPESETLDIEEFGLDSIRRHIRTKFAGHGLARLVEAVLIAQGYKTHRSPPGADRGVDILAGRGPHGLDSPRLCVQVKSGDIPIDVKVFRELDGILGKFKADNGLLVSFGGFRSSIPGETQYDYFRIRLWNDADLIEALTTCYENLPEDVKADIPLKRVWTLATEE; this comes from the coding sequence ATGGCTATTTGGCTCGTCCGGGCTGGCCGTAACGGTGAACGCGAGGCATTGGCTCTCGAACGCAATGTCGCGACGATTGGCTGGACCGAAATGCCGGATCTGGGAACGTTCCGCGATCGAGATGAGATGCGCCGGTCTTTCTCCGAGCACTACTCCGCCGAATCGGCCGGCACGCTAGCGAACTGGACGGGGCAGTGCTGGCGTTTCGCAAAGGAAATCGCGATAGGCGACGTTATCGCGATGCCGCTCAAGAGCCGTCCAGCAGTTCAATTCGGAAACGTGACGGGCCCATATAAATATGAACCTAGCTTTCCGCCTGGAACCGAGCACACGCACGCCGTGAACTGGGCGCGCGAGGTACCCAGGGCGCAAATTGATCAGGATCTGCTGTTCTCTCTGGGCTCCACGATGACGGTTGCAAGAATATCCCGTAACGATGCGGAGCAGCGGTTTCGCGCCATGATGAGCAGGGTTGCAGGGTCCGGCACGCCGCAGGGTGCGGATTCGACGACAAAGGAAGATGGCCAGCAACCCGAGTCGGAAACGCTCGACATCGAAGAGTTCGGCCTTGACTCGATCCGACGACATATACGCACCAAATTTGCCGGCCATGGACTGGCAAGGCTCGTAGAAGCCGTCCTCATCGCGCAAGGGTACAAAACTCACAGGTCACCACCTGGCGCCGATCGTGGAGTCGACATCCTAGCCGGCCGGGGGCCGCACGGATTAGATTCTCCGCGGCTCTGCGTTCAAGTCAAGTCCGGCGATATACCAATAGACGTCAAGGTCTTTCGTGAACTTGACGGCATTCTTGGCAAGTTTAAGGCCGACAACGGCCTCCTCGTTTCTTTTGGTGGCTTTCGCTCATCGATTCCGGGTGAAACGCAGTACGACTATTTTCGTATTCGACTGTGGAACGATGCAGATCTCATCGAAGCTCTAACAACCTGCTACGAAAATCTTCCTGAGGACGTGAAGGCGGATATCCCGCTGAAGCGGGTCTGGACGCTAGCGACCGAGGAATAG
- a CDS encoding DUF2130 domain-containing protein, whose translation MTITCPKCKTEFPLTERALAGQIEGEVAKRVAAQRKRLADEAAHDAQIAAAAAIEEKDRTLKALRTSVGDYRDKLAAAQADQLELERSRNALAQKLSEADLEVEQRVRGRVDGETLRMKERIKEQYELQVHDRDLKLGQARTQIEDLQRRLAQGSQQLQGESQEISIEQELRAAFPTDTFTPIAKGECGADLLQTVVAPGGQVCGTILWESKRTKNWNAAWLEKLRADQRESKADVSVLVSQAVPADVTSFKNVDDVWVTRRPLIVPIASMLRSALVRVAFVRATSQGRQTKADMVYDYLMGADFRHRVMPVLESLAYMRTDLNAKRARIERELAKEEQRITIAQVSVQRLLGDIQGIAGITIEELDELPMPALVAAG comes from the coding sequence ATGACGATCACTTGTCCGAAATGCAAAACGGAGTTTCCGCTGACCGAACGCGCGCTGGCCGGTCAAATCGAAGGCGAAGTCGCCAAGCGTGTTGCCGCGCAGCGTAAACGACTGGCTGACGAGGCTGCGCACGACGCGCAGATCGCGGCTGCCGCGGCGATCGAGGAGAAGGATCGCACGCTCAAAGCGTTGCGCACCTCAGTTGGTGACTACCGCGATAAGCTTGCCGCCGCGCAGGCCGACCAACTCGAGCTCGAGCGCTCGCGCAATGCGTTAGCGCAGAAGCTCAGCGAAGCCGATCTCGAGGTCGAGCAGCGCGTGCGCGGACGCGTCGACGGCGAGACCTTGAGAATGAAGGAAAGAATCAAGGAGCAGTACGAGCTGCAGGTGCACGATCGCGATCTGAAGCTCGGTCAGGCGCGCACGCAGATCGAGGACCTGCAGCGCCGGCTCGCGCAGGGCTCGCAGCAGCTGCAGGGCGAGAGCCAAGAGATCAGCATCGAGCAGGAGCTTCGCGCGGCCTTTCCCACCGACACGTTCACGCCGATCGCGAAGGGGGAATGCGGCGCCGATCTGCTGCAGACGGTGGTCGCACCGGGCGGACAAGTGTGCGGCACGATCCTGTGGGAATCCAAGCGCACCAAGAACTGGAACGCGGCGTGGCTCGAAAAACTGCGCGCCGATCAGCGCGAGAGCAAAGCCGACGTCAGCGTGCTGGTGAGTCAAGCGGTCCCGGCCGACGTGACGAGCTTCAAAAACGTCGACGACGTGTGGGTGACGCGCCGGCCCCTAATCGTGCCGATCGCGTCGATGTTGCGCTCGGCGCTCGTGCGCGTCGCGTTCGTCCGCGCGACGTCGCAAGGGCGGCAGACGAAGGCCGACATGGTCTACGACTACCTCATGGGCGCCGACTTCAGGCACCGGGTGATGCCGGTGCTCGAATCGCTCGCGTATATGCGCACCGACCTCAACGCCAAACGCGCGCGCATCGAACGCGAGCTGGCCAAGGAAGAGCAGCGCATCACGATCGCGCAGGTCAGCGTGCAGCGCCTACTCGGCGACATTCAGGGTATCGCGGGCATCACGATCGAGGAGCTCGACGAGCTGCCGATGCCGGCGCTGGTCGCGGCGGGCTAG